A genomic segment from Salinigranum rubrum encodes:
- a CDS encoding class I SAM-dependent methyltransferase — MTARHRGQRLYDWWSRHDRAFGLLYELAFLGGEQSFRDQSVEALALDAGDNVLELGCGPGNSFAALHERVGETGHVVGVDYSAGMVGRARRRVRQEGWKNVDVIRGDATTLGIEPDSFDAVYAAMSLTAMPDPDAAIREAFTVLQNGGRIAVLDAQPFQEFPWTVLNSLIVPISKWTTNWNVDTDVQRALRETFDSVSISASNGGTVFIARGLKQRDDRTPTKRE, encoded by the coding sequence GTGACTGCTCGCCACCGCGGTCAGCGGTTATACGACTGGTGGAGTAGACACGACAGGGCGTTCGGCCTGTTGTACGAGCTGGCGTTCCTGGGTGGAGAGCAATCGTTCAGAGACCAGAGCGTCGAGGCGTTGGCGCTCGATGCGGGCGATAACGTACTCGAGCTCGGCTGTGGTCCGGGGAACTCGTTCGCGGCGCTCCACGAGCGGGTCGGTGAAACGGGACACGTCGTCGGCGTCGACTACAGTGCAGGGATGGTCGGACGAGCGAGACGCCGGGTTCGACAGGAAGGGTGGAAGAACGTCGACGTCATCCGCGGTGACGCGACGACACTCGGTATCGAACCTGACTCGTTCGACGCCGTCTACGCGGCGATGTCGCTGACTGCTATGCCCGACCCCGACGCCGCCATCCGAGAGGCGTTCACAGTCCTCCAGAACGGCGGGCGGATCGCCGTCCTCGACGCACAACCCTTTCAGGAGTTTCCGTGGACAGTCCTCAATTCGCTCATCGTCCCCATCTCGAAATGGACGACGAACTGGAACGTCGATACCGATGTCCAGCGGGCACTGCGGGAAACGTTCGACTCCGTCTCAATCAGCGCTTCGAACGGCGGGACGGTCTTCATCGCACGCGGCCTGAAACAACGAGACGACCGGACACCAACTAAACGAGAGTGA
- a CDS encoding AsnC family transcriptional regulator, whose translation MRDLDETDMEILSLLAEDARRPFSNIGETVGLSGPAVSDRVTRLQEAGIINGFTVDVNRAQLRAGVPVFVQFENSSDATEALRERLSGADGVEHLFVTAEGKIWVYGRAEGQNVRRWIDGMLDDLPPTDYSVTLVDDLEWTPSLDGTEFAITCAECGNTVDSEGESTRIDDDVYHFCCGSCRGRFEEQYQRLEEGA comes from the coding sequence ATGCGCGATTTGGATGAGACCGATATGGAGATCCTTTCGCTGTTGGCCGAAGACGCCCGTCGCCCGTTCAGCAACATCGGTGAAACGGTCGGCCTCTCAGGGCCAGCCGTCTCCGACCGTGTCACACGATTGCAGGAGGCTGGAATCATCAACGGGTTCACCGTCGACGTGAACCGTGCGCAGCTCCGTGCCGGCGTGCCGGTGTTCGTCCAGTTCGAGAACAGTTCCGACGCCACCGAGGCGCTTCGCGAGCGACTCAGCGGTGCGGACGGCGTCGAACATCTCTTCGTCACGGCAGAGGGGAAAATATGGGTCTACGGCCGCGCCGAGGGACAGAACGTCCGGCGGTGGATCGACGGTATGCTCGACGATCTCCCACCGACCGACTACTCGGTGACGCTCGTCGACGACCTCGAGTGGACGCCCTCGCTCGATGGCACCGAATTCGCCATCACCTGCGCGGAATGTGGGAACACCGTGGACAGCGAAGGTGAATCCACCCGAATCGACGACGACGTCTATCACTTCTGTTGTGGCTCGTGTCGCGGCCGATTCGAAGAGCAGTATCAGCGCCTCGAAGAGGGCGCCTAA
- a CDS encoding heavy-metal-associated domain-containing protein, with translation MTQTITVEGMTCEHCEQTVEEALEGVSGVTAASADRESESATVEGTVDADALVDAVNEAGYDASA, from the coding sequence ATGACGCAGACGATCACCGTGGAAGGCATGACCTGTGAGCACTGCGAGCAGACCGTCGAAGAGGCCCTCGAAGGCGTGAGTGGTGTCACGGCAGCGAGCGCCGACCGCGAGTCGGAGTCGGCGACTGTCGAGGGGACCGTGGATGCAGACGCCCTCGTCGACGCGGTCAACGAGGCTGGCTACGACGCCTCGGCCTAA
- a CDS encoding plastocyanin/azurin family copper-binding protein has product MTESNRREFLTLLGTGAVASGGLTGTATAQQTPVVEMGNNYFDPIGLHVEPGTTVRFEIAAGAHSATAYEDRIPTDGTPFDSGTISSGSFEHTFETPGTYDYYCIPHKTIGMVGRVVVGQPGGPAEERPIPDGDVPSSDTIVERGAVPYGDSSSGDGPRSDDGMMGSGGMGGGMGRRRDGGMGGTGIGGGGSLLGVFGGLLGFLGIAGGAVYWLTQRGGAESTTDSAMEVLHERYARGELSDEEFDERKKQLED; this is encoded by the coding sequence ATGACTGAATCCAATCGACGAGAGTTCCTCACGCTGCTCGGCACCGGTGCCGTCGCAAGCGGGGGGCTCACAGGAACGGCAACCGCACAGCAGACGCCCGTCGTGGAGATGGGCAACAACTATTTCGACCCCATTGGGTTGCACGTAGAGCCAGGGACGACCGTCCGGTTCGAAATCGCCGCTGGTGCGCACTCGGCGACGGCCTACGAGGATCGGATTCCAACCGATGGAACCCCGTTCGACAGCGGGACGATCTCCAGCGGCAGCTTCGAACACACGTTCGAAACGCCCGGTACCTACGACTACTACTGTATCCCCCACAAGACCATCGGGATGGTTGGTCGGGTCGTCGTCGGCCAGCCCGGTGGCCCCGCCGAGGAGCGGCCCATCCCGGACGGTGACGTCCCATCGAGCGACACCATCGTCGAACGAGGCGCCGTTCCGTACGGGGACTCATCGAGTGGTGACGGCCCCCGCTCCGACGACGGGATGATGGGCTCTGGCGGGATGGGCGGCGGAATGGGTAGACGAAGAGATGGTGGGATGGGTGGCACCGGCATAGGCGGTGGTGGCTCGCTGTTGGGCGTATTCGGCGGGCTACTCGGCTTCCTCGGCATCGCCGGCGGAGCCGTCTACTGGCTCACGCAACGCGGAGGCGCGGAATCAACCACCGATTCGGCGATGGAGGTCCTCCACGAACGCTATGCACGGGGTGAGCTCTCCGATGAAGAGTTCGACGAACGCAAGAAACAACTCGAAGACTAG
- a CDS encoding class I SAM-dependent methyltransferase: MSPNKPTMTTTKPNPSHPFFAAVYDPVMAHAERVLLEDHREYLAADLHGAVLDLGAGTGAMFPYFEASLAHNPSIDLHAIEPDAHMRRRAVERATNLGLDIEVRSDGAGSLSYADDSFDVVVTSLVFCTIPDVETALDEVARVLKPGGEFRFFEHVHADGLLARLQDIVNPIWRRGAAGCNLNRDTVTMFRNHDRFEMTEFDTLEIGIPLVAPFVRGTLVSQETSRKPWHRVFDSLPLVSIPG, encoded by the coding sequence ATGAGTCCAAACAAGCCGACGATGACGACCACCAAACCCAACCCATCGCACCCGTTTTTCGCGGCCGTCTACGATCCGGTGATGGCTCACGCCGAGCGAGTGCTGTTGGAAGACCACCGCGAGTATCTCGCCGCGGATCTCCACGGCGCCGTCCTCGACCTTGGCGCTGGAACCGGGGCGATGTTCCCATATTTCGAGGCCTCGCTCGCCCATAACCCGTCGATAGACCTCCACGCAATCGAGCCCGATGCACATATGCGTCGCCGTGCGGTCGAACGAGCGACGAACCTCGGTCTCGATATCGAGGTTCGCTCCGACGGCGCGGGGTCGTTATCGTATGCCGACGACTCGTTCGACGTCGTCGTCACGTCACTCGTGTTCTGTACGATCCCGGATGTCGAGACCGCACTCGACGAGGTTGCCCGTGTTCTCAAACCAGGCGGCGAGTTCCGGTTCTTCGAACACGTCCACGCCGATGGCTTGCTCGCGCGTCTTCAGGATATCGTGAACCCCATCTGGCGTCGAGGCGCGGCGGGATGCAACCTCAATCGTGATACAGTAACGATGTTCCGGAACCACGACCGCTTCGAGATGACGGAGTTCGATACACTGGAGATCGGGATCCCGCTGGTGGCCCCGTTCGTCCGTGGAACACTCGTCTCTCAGGAAACGTCTCGGAAACCGTGGCACCGCGTGTTCGACAGCCTTCCGCTGGTATCGATCCCGGGATAA
- a CDS encoding SHOCT domain-containing protein, with protein MTTNNGTSTMTIILLVIGALVVLPLLAMGGGMMGYGGFGMFGGGMFLWPLLLIAVVGVLYYAARNREKSESPNSALATLRERYARGELSDEEFEERRQRLEER; from the coding sequence ATGACCACGAACAACGGGACCAGTACGATGACGATCATCCTCCTGGTCATCGGTGCGCTCGTCGTCCTCCCGCTCCTCGCGATGGGTGGCGGGATGATGGGGTATGGCGGCTTCGGGATGTTCGGCGGAGGAATGTTCCTCTGGCCGTTGCTCCTGATCGCTGTCGTGGGCGTCCTCTACTACGCAGCGAGAAATCGCGAGAAGTCGGAGTCGCCGAACTCCGCGCTCGCAACCCTCCGCGAGCGCTACGCACGGGGTGAACTCTCCGACGAGGAGTTCGAAGAGCGAAGACAGCGACTGGAAGAGCGATAA
- a CDS encoding DUF302 domain-containing protein, whose amino-acid sequence MTYTITTRIDAPFDDVVAAVTTALQDEGFGLLCDIDVQTTLKEKLDVETDRYRILGACNPPLAHEGLTAEPDLGALLPCNVVVYEADDGDIVVSAVDPQQLVGITENPELDDIGADVHDRFERVLGTVNEQFATGGESE is encoded by the coding sequence ATGACGTACACTATCACCACCAGAATCGATGCACCGTTCGACGACGTCGTCGCCGCAGTCACGACTGCGCTACAGGACGAAGGGTTCGGCCTCCTCTGTGACATCGACGTACAGACGACGCTGAAAGAGAAGCTCGATGTCGAAACCGACCGGTATCGGATTCTCGGTGCCTGCAACCCACCACTCGCCCACGAGGGCCTCACTGCAGAACCCGACCTCGGCGCGCTGCTTCCGTGTAACGTCGTCGTCTACGAGGCGGACGACGGAGACATCGTGGTGAGCGCCGTCGATCCACAACAGCTCGTTGGCATCACGGAGAACCCGGAGCTCGACGACATCGGGGCGGATGTCCACGACCGCTTCGAGCGGGTGCTCGGAACGGTGAACGAGCAGTTCGCTACCGGAGGTGAGAGCGAATGA
- a CDS encoding SHOCT domain-containing protein: MTSQLGTLRRNGLKIAVVAVPLLVGASGTAAAHGGGYGGGMMGSGWSGIGGLGGFGMLGGGMLLWSLLLIGLVLALVYGVGRGNGTDRGDTALAELRERYARGELSDEEFESRRASLSQ, encoded by the coding sequence ATGACTTCACAACTCGGAACCCTGCGGCGGAACGGACTGAAGATTGCAGTCGTCGCTGTCCCGCTACTCGTCGGTGCGAGCGGGACGGCCGCTGCACACGGTGGCGGCTACGGCGGCGGGATGATGGGCAGCGGTTGGAGCGGTATAGGCGGCCTCGGCGGCTTCGGGATGCTCGGCGGAGGGATGCTCCTCTGGTCGCTGCTCCTGATCGGCCTCGTCCTGGCGCTCGTCTACGGCGTCGGACGCGGAAACGGGACCGACCGAGGAGACACGGCCCTCGCGGAGCTCCGCGAGCGCTATGCCCGAGGGGAACTCTCCGACGAGGAGTTCGAGTCCCGGCGAGCGTCACTGTCTCAGTGA
- a CDS encoding DUF4396 domain-containing protein → MPLDQLVTQIERAFDPARELLVPILSDPMVVAVWVLLVGASVGTLLWDIRNRNQALPSMMKGVWTLVALYSGPLGLGLYWYAGRTQISTDSLWRRGVRSTAHCYSGCGAGEVVGITLAQGILALTVGWVAAITFGFAYLFGYALTVGPLMQEGVAFWESMKDALYSETPSITIMEVIAIGADLLLASEAHMGDLLFWMALAFSLSLGFLAAFPVNVALVNFGVKEGMKNPAEMRSDQTEGQAQAAD, encoded by the coding sequence ATGCCACTGGATCAACTCGTCACGCAGATCGAACGGGCGTTCGACCCGGCACGTGAGCTCTTGGTACCGATCCTGTCGGACCCGATGGTCGTCGCCGTGTGGGTGCTCCTCGTCGGCGCGTCCGTCGGAACCCTCCTGTGGGATATTCGGAACCGTAACCAGGCGCTGCCGTCGATGATGAAGGGCGTCTGGACGCTCGTCGCCCTCTACTCGGGACCGCTCGGCCTCGGCCTCTACTGGTACGCGGGGCGAACCCAGATCAGCACCGACTCACTCTGGCGGCGCGGCGTCCGCTCCACCGCCCACTGCTACTCGGGCTGTGGGGCCGGCGAAGTCGTCGGCATCACGCTCGCGCAGGGGATTCTCGCGCTGACGGTCGGCTGGGTTGCTGCCATCACCTTCGGGTTCGCGTACCTATTCGGCTACGCGCTGACGGTCGGCCCGCTGATGCAGGAGGGCGTCGCGTTCTGGGAGTCAATGAAAGACGCTCTCTACAGCGAGACGCCCTCGATTACGATCATGGAGGTCATCGCCATCGGTGCTGATCTCCTGCTCGCCTCGGAGGCCCACATGGGTGATCTCCTGTTCTGGATGGCACTGGCGTTCTCGCTGTCGTTGGGCTTCCTCGCCGCCTTCCCCGTGAACGTCGCGCTCGTCAACTTCGGGGTCAAGGAGGGGATGAAGAACCCGGCCGAGATGAGGAGCGATCAAACCGAGGGACAGGCACAAGCGGCCGACTGA
- a CDS encoding potassium channel family protein, whose amino-acid sequence MWISLLWVGWTLVFAGGEHALIDTIDGDPVSWVERFYFVGYSLFTLGNGEFIPRDGVWQIATAFTTASGMLLVTLSISYVLAVLDAVTQKRSFATGVSGLGLRGETAVVESWDGDSFEGVELPLNTFTAELNELTTNHKAYPVLHYFYTEQREAAAVASIATLDDALTLWQFGVPAEHQPSRVVLVNARAAVGSYLDTLGESFVTESETVPPAPDLSVLRESGVPTVSDEAYRDSMDELNPRRRALLGVVEADARQWPGPQEKE is encoded by the coding sequence ATGTGGATCTCGTTACTCTGGGTCGGCTGGACGCTCGTCTTCGCCGGTGGCGAGCACGCGCTAATAGATACCATCGACGGCGATCCGGTTTCGTGGGTCGAGCGTTTCTACTTCGTCGGGTATTCGCTCTTCACGCTAGGGAACGGCGAGTTCATCCCGAGAGATGGTGTTTGGCAGATCGCGACCGCGTTCACCACCGCGAGTGGAATGCTGTTGGTCACCCTGAGCATCAGCTACGTCCTCGCGGTCCTCGACGCAGTAACACAGAAACGGTCGTTCGCGACGGGCGTGAGCGGGCTCGGGCTCCGGGGCGAAACCGCCGTCGTGGAGAGTTGGGACGGCGACTCGTTCGAGGGCGTCGAACTCCCGCTCAACACGTTCACCGCCGAACTGAACGAACTCACGACGAACCACAAGGCGTACCCGGTGCTTCACTACTTCTACACCGAACAACGGGAAGCCGCTGCCGTCGCCAGTATCGCGACCCTCGACGACGCGTTGACGCTCTGGCAATTCGGCGTTCCGGCGGAACATCAACCCAGTCGAGTGGTGCTCGTGAACGCTCGCGCTGCTGTCGGGAGCTATCTCGACACCCTCGGCGAATCGTTTGTGACCGAATCGGAGACGGTTCCCCCAGCCCCCGACCTCTCCGTCCTTCGTGAATCGGGTGTTCCGACGGTTTCTGACGAAGCGTACCGTGACTCGATGGACGAACTGAACCCACGGCGGCGAGCGTTACTCGGTGTCGTGGAAGCCGATGCGCGTCAGTGGCCGGGACCCCAAGAAAAGGAATGA
- a CDS encoding helix-turn-helix transcriptional regulator — translation MNRRRADRVVGILVAAIVLVGGALSWQAYQQQRALDEMMGSMMGTSMGSVHGTNPLWYVLGTVLVASVVGGLYLTVRDSLPESESTGAPSSEPSDTATVEPQEEPTVDSADEDSIDPEANPRSRVLDLLPEDERRVLEPVLTSPGLTQIELRDRSEFSKSKVSQTVTALEKRGLLYRERQGRTYRIYPSDELAER, via the coding sequence ATGAACCGTCGACGAGCAGACCGCGTGGTCGGTATCCTCGTTGCGGCCATCGTGCTCGTCGGCGGGGCACTCAGCTGGCAGGCGTACCAACAGCAGCGGGCACTCGACGAGATGATGGGCTCGATGATGGGGACATCGATGGGGTCTGTCCACGGGACGAACCCGCTCTGGTACGTTCTCGGCACCGTTCTCGTCGCTTCTGTCGTTGGGGGACTGTATCTCACTGTCCGTGACAGTCTCCCCGAGTCAGAATCCACTGGAGCGCCTTCATCCGAGCCGTCGGACACTGCTACTGTGGAGCCTCAGGAGGAACCGACGGTCGACTCCGCCGACGAAGACTCCATCGACCCCGAAGCCAACCCACGGTCTCGTGTATTGGATCTCTTGCCCGAAGACGAGCGTCGCGTTCTCGAACCCGTGCTCACTTCGCCCGGTCTCACGCAGATCGAACTGAGAGACAGATCCGAGTTCTCGAAGAGCAAGGTCAGCCAGACCGTGACCGCACTCGAGAAGCGAGGGCTGCTCTACCGCGAACGGCAGGGTCGAACCTATCGCATCTACCCGAGCGACGAGCTGGCTGAGCGGTGA
- a CDS encoding permease — protein sequence MQATLVDGILESLRIGIGFLWTAAWAIIMGLVITSLVQVYVSKERMAEVLGDGDLQGLTKATVFGAASSGCSFGAVAIGKGLFKKGAHAVNFLAFMFASTNLIVELGLMILILLGWEFLVAELLGGVILIAVMALIVHLTLPENLFENVREELSQRDYDQGVTEDPTCGMEGKDEYSVVTDGGETLKFCSEGCLETYQQEISSRGGWRDELLSWGGWYKVGNQYRKEWSMIWTDIVAGFLISGFVIVFVPQWVWNTLFIQGDGLLVSAENAVMGVAIAVLSFVGSMGNVPFAVALWGGGVSFAGVIAFVYADLITIPVLNVYRKYYGWKVMAYILGVFFVTMAFSGFLMEVLFDALDIVPNLAGGQTASEQTYFELNYTFYLNLIAFALSGFLLYVYRRGLGAPGEYRDPVCGMRTDDSGPSLTHDGETYYFCSKRCKRSFEDRPEKFAGEQPRIAGPASSQSHDH from the coding sequence ATGCAGGCCACGCTCGTCGACGGCATTCTCGAATCGTTGCGGATCGGGATCGGCTTTCTCTGGACTGCCGCGTGGGCGATCATCATGGGACTCGTCATCACGAGTCTCGTGCAAGTCTACGTCTCGAAAGAACGGATGGCGGAGGTTCTCGGTGATGGTGACCTGCAGGGGCTCACGAAGGCGACGGTGTTCGGAGCGGCGAGCAGTGGTTGTAGCTTCGGCGCCGTCGCCATCGGCAAGGGACTGTTCAAGAAGGGCGCGCACGCGGTGAACTTCCTCGCGTTCATGTTCGCCTCGACGAACCTCATCGTCGAACTCGGCCTGATGATCCTCATCCTGCTGGGCTGGGAGTTCCTCGTTGCCGAACTTCTCGGTGGTGTCATTCTCATCGCCGTGATGGCGCTCATCGTCCATCTGACGCTCCCGGAGAACCTCTTCGAGAACGTTCGCGAGGAACTCAGTCAGCGTGACTACGACCAGGGCGTCACCGAGGACCCGACCTGTGGGATGGAGGGGAAAGACGAGTACTCGGTCGTGACTGACGGTGGCGAGACGCTGAAGTTCTGCTCGGAAGGGTGTCTGGAGACGTATCAGCAGGAGATATCGAGTCGTGGCGGCTGGCGCGACGAACTCCTCTCGTGGGGCGGCTGGTACAAGGTCGGAAACCAGTACCGCAAGGAGTGGTCGATGATCTGGACGGACATCGTCGCGGGCTTTCTCATCTCCGGATTCGTCATCGTGTTCGTCCCGCAGTGGGTCTGGAACACGCTGTTCATTCAGGGCGACGGCCTGCTCGTGAGCGCCGAGAACGCGGTCATGGGCGTGGCAATCGCCGTACTCAGTTTCGTCGGGAGCATGGGCAACGTCCCGTTCGCGGTCGCGCTCTGGGGCGGTGGCGTCAGCTTCGCCGGTGTCATTGCATTCGTCTATGCCGACCTCATCACGATTCCCGTGCTGAACGTCTATCGGAAGTACTACGGCTGGAAGGTTATGGCCTACATCCTCGGCGTCTTCTTCGTCACGATGGCCTTCTCCGGCTTCCTGATGGAGGTGCTGTTCGACGCGCTCGATATCGTCCCGAACCTCGCGGGTGGCCAGACGGCATCCGAGCAGACGTACTTCGAACTCAACTACACGTTCTACCTCAATCTCATCGCGTTCGCCCTGTCGGGGTTCTTGCTCTACGTCTATCGTCGGGGACTGGGCGCCCCCGGGGAATACCGCGATCCGGTCTGTGGGATGCGAACCGACGACAGCGGCCCCAGCCTCACGCACGACGGCGAGACGTACTACTTCTGCTCGAAACGCTGCAAGCGGTCGTTCGAAGACCGCCCCGAGAAGTTCGCAGGGGAACAGCCACGAATCGCTGGCCCAGCATCCTCACAGAGCCACGATCACTAG
- a CDS encoding SRPBCC family protein has product MYVTDNAEIVIDASPEEIWEYVTDPDNWTASNPEEHYGLEYNTPDNRPREGATFQQREEVAGMYADLHGRFQYIEYPTVAVWTGTAYYPMLRGLVTVRIPEGGTIRLDKTDDGTRMSHAVWMDFPNSRRGRLLKWLFTTALDGKAKLYDHTNKELVFFKERLESATPIRTA; this is encoded by the coding sequence ATGTACGTCACCGATAACGCGGAAATCGTCATCGACGCATCGCCCGAGGAGATCTGGGAGTACGTGACCGACCCCGACAACTGGACGGCGTCGAATCCCGAAGAGCACTACGGACTCGAGTACAACACGCCCGACAACCGCCCGCGTGAAGGGGCGACGTTCCAGCAACGAGAAGAAGTCGCCGGGATGTACGCCGATCTGCACGGTCGGTTCCAGTACATCGAGTATCCGACCGTGGCGGTCTGGACGGGGACGGCGTACTATCCGATGCTCCGCGGGCTGGTCACCGTTCGAATCCCCGAGGGCGGCACGATTCGTCTCGATAAGACCGACGACGGCACCCGGATGTCACATGCGGTCTGGATGGATTTCCCGAACTCCCGGCGCGGGCGTCTCCTGAAGTGGTTGTTCACGACCGCTCTCGACGGAAAGGCGAAACTCTACGATCACACGAACAAGGAGCTCGTCTTCTTCAAAGAGCGGCTGGAATCCGCAACTCCGATCCGGACCGCGTAG
- a CDS encoding CopG family ribbon-helix-helix protein codes for MRTSLNIPQEVLDAFDETWKAEGMESRSRAVREAIQEYTERHTQLEAIDGDAVATIAFDYEHTLVIGNLHTVQHDFEDVINTMQHMHHGDWCLETIFCTGSAARIRELVYHLRDFDAVGRVNVMFLQPVSDQE; via the coding sequence ATGCGTACGAGTCTCAACATCCCACAGGAGGTACTAGATGCGTTCGACGAGACGTGGAAAGCGGAAGGTATGGAATCGCGGTCTCGTGCCGTTCGTGAAGCGATCCAGGAGTACACCGAGCGCCACACCCAGCTCGAAGCGATCGACGGCGACGCCGTAGCAACGATTGCATTCGATTACGAACACACCCTCGTCATCGGCAATCTCCACACGGTCCAACACGACTTCGAGGACGTGATTAACACGATGCAGCATATGCACCACGGAGACTGGTGTCTGGAGACGATTTTCTGTACTGGCTCGGCAGCGCGGATTCGAGAGTTGGTCTATCACCTCCGCGATTTCGATGCCGTCGGCCGTGTGAACGTGATGTTCCTCCAGCCCGTGAGCGATCAGGAATAG